A DNA window from Schistocerca americana isolate TAMUIC-IGC-003095 chromosome 4, iqSchAmer2.1, whole genome shotgun sequence contains the following coding sequences:
- the LOC124613129 gene encoding DNA polymerase epsilon subunit 3: MAEKIEDLNLPNAVVARIVKDCLPGGINVSKESRTAIAKAASVFVLYITSAANMIAMKNNKKTISGSDVINAMHDTEFVDFIEPLEEALENFKKFQKEKKDATAKRKQLIMMLKENAEQGSTENGTEKEVMEIDEDDD; this comes from the exons ATGGCTGAAAAGATAGAAGATCTTAATTTGCCGAATGCAGTTGTAGCCAGAATTGTTAAAGACTGTTTGCCTGGTGGTATAAATGTGTCGAAAGAATCTAGAACTGCAATTGCAAAAGCAGCTTCAGTGTTTGTACTGTACATAACATCAGCAGCAAACATGATAGCAATGAAAAATAACAAGAAAACGATTAGTGGCAGTGATGTTATAAATGCTATGCATGATACAGAATTCGTTGACTTCATAGAACCTTTAGAAGAAGCTTTGGAAA ATTTCAAGAAATTCCAGAAGGAAAAGAAAGATGCAACCGCGAAACGTAAACAACTGATAATGATGCTGAAAGAAAACGCCGAACAGGGTAGTACAGAAAATGGTACAGAAAAGGAAGTGATGGAAATTGATGAGGATGATGATTGA